One window of the Perca flavescens isolate YP-PL-M2 chromosome 16, PFLA_1.0, whole genome shotgun sequence genome contains the following:
- the rpl37 gene encoding large ribosomal subunit protein eL37 yields the protein MTKGTSSFGKRRNKTHTLCRRCGSKAYHLQKSSCGKCGYPEKRKRKYNWSAKAKRRNTTGTGRLRHLKVVYRRFRNGFREGTTPKPRRAAVAASSSS from the exons ATG ACGAAGGGAACATCCTCTTTCGGTAAGCGCCGGAACAAGACGCACACCCTGTGCCGTCGTTGTGGGTCCAAGGCCTACCACCTGCAGAAGTCCTCCTGTGGCAAGTGTGGCTACCCCGAGAAGCGCAAGAGAAAGT acAACTGGAGCGCTAAGGCCAAGAGGAGGAACACCACTGGAACCGGCCGTCTGAGACACCTGAAGGTTGTCTACCGCAGATTCAG GAATGGTTTCAGGGAAGGTACCACCCCCAAACCCAGACGTGCTGCAGTGGCTGCCTCCAGCTCATCCtaa